One Pieris brassicae chromosome 11, ilPieBrab1.1, whole genome shotgun sequence DNA window includes the following coding sequences:
- the LOC123716355 gene encoding odorant receptor 7a-like isoform X3, protein MFVQFTVASGSICAILCSLLLPKTFGELMSLLLFMSTYAVVVILEIFIPSYLETQLRYRSQKLVNAAYCSEWIARSESFKRSLKLFMLRANNPIDFSGCGLFPLTLDTFTSPKTFGALMSMLLYMSPYAFVMILQIFVPAYLGTQLRYRSQDLVNAAYCSEWIARSESFKRSLKLFMLRANTPIVFSGCGLFPLTLDTFTSIMKTAYSFFTVVRNVQSAEK, encoded by the exons ATGTTTGTTCAGTTCACTGTGGCTTCAGGATCCATTTGTGCAATATTATGCAGCCTTTTATTg cCTAAAACGTTTGGTGAACTTATGTCATTATTACTTTTCATGTCTACTTATGCGGTTGTGGTGATTCTAGAGATTTTTATTCCTTCTTACCTAGAAACACAGCTCCGCTATCGA agtcaaaaactagtcaacgCAGCTTACTGCTCGGAGTGGATAGCTAGATCAGAAAGTTTTAAGCGAAGCCTTAAGCTTTTCATGTTACGGGCCAACAATCCCATCGACTTCAGTGGATGTGGACTTTTTCCTTTAACCTTGGATACGTTTACTTCG CCAAAAACATTTGGTGCGCTCATGTCTATGCTACTTTATATGTCACCATATGCATTTGTGatgatattacaaatatttgtaccAGCTTACCTAGGCACGCAACTGCGCTATAGG agtCAAGATCTAGTCAACGCAGCTTACTGCTCGGAGTGGATAGCTAGATCAGAAAGTTTCAAGCGAAGCCTTAAACTTTTCATGTTACGGGCCAACACTCCTATCGTCTTCAGCGGATGTGGACTTTTTCCATTAACTTTGGATACGTTTACTTCG aTAATGAAAACCGCATATTCATTTTTCACGGTAGTGAGAAATGTCCAAAGTGCCGAAAagtaa
- the LOC123716355 gene encoding uncharacterized protein LOC123716355 isoform X2: MVHDNLESLTIRTEVKHAVKNFPKEKPKTFGELMSLLLFMSTYAVVVILEIFIPSYLETQLRYRSQKLVNAAYCSEWIARSESFKRSLKLFMLRANNPIDFSGCGLFPLTLDTFTSPKTFGALMSMLLYMSPYAFVMILQIFVPAYLGTQLRYRSQDLVNAAYCSEWIARSESFKRSLKLFMLRANTPIVFSGCGLFPLTLDTFTSIMKTAYSFFTVVRNVQSAEK, from the exons ATGGTccatgataatttggagtcccTAACAATCCGTACAGAAGTGAAGCACgcagtgaagaattttcccaAAGAAAAA cCTAAAACGTTTGGTGAACTTATGTCATTATTACTTTTCATGTCTACTTATGCGGTTGTGGTGATTCTAGAGATTTTTATTCCTTCTTACCTAGAAACACAGCTCCGCTATCGA agtcaaaaactagtcaacgCAGCTTACTGCTCGGAGTGGATAGCTAGATCAGAAAGTTTTAAGCGAAGCCTTAAGCTTTTCATGTTACGGGCCAACAATCCCATCGACTTCAGTGGATGTGGACTTTTTCCTTTAACCTTGGATACGTTTACTTCG CCAAAAACATTTGGTGCGCTCATGTCTATGCTACTTTATATGTCACCATATGCATTTGTGatgatattacaaatatttgtaccAGCTTACCTAGGCACGCAACTGCGCTATAGG agtCAAGATCTAGTCAACGCAGCTTACTGCTCGGAGTGGATAGCTAGATCAGAAAGTTTCAAGCGAAGCCTTAAACTTTTCATGTTACGGGCCAACACTCCTATCGTCTTCAGCGGATGTGGACTTTTTCCATTAACTTTGGATACGTTTACTTCG aTAATGAAAACCGCATATTCATTTTTCACGGTAGTGAGAAATGTCCAAAGTGCCGAAAagtaa
- the LOC123716355 gene encoding odorant receptor 59a-like isoform X5, which translates to MVHDNLESLTIRTEVKHAVKNFPKEKPKTFGELMSLLLFMSTYAVVVILEIFIPSYLETQLRYRPKTFGALMSMLLYMSPYAFVMILQIFVPAYLGTQLRYRSQDLVNAAYCSEWIARSESFKRSLKLFMLRANTPIVFSGCGLFPLTLDTFTSIMKTAYSFFTVVRNVQSAEK; encoded by the exons ATGGTccatgataatttggagtcccTAACAATCCGTACAGAAGTGAAGCACgcagtgaagaattttcccaAAGAAAAA cCTAAAACGTTTGGTGAACTTATGTCATTATTACTTTTCATGTCTACTTATGCGGTTGTGGTGATTCTAGAGATTTTTATTCCTTCTTACCTAGAAACACAGCTCCGCTATCGA CCAAAAACATTTGGTGCGCTCATGTCTATGCTACTTTATATGTCACCATATGCATTTGTGatgatattacaaatatttgtaccAGCTTACCTAGGCACGCAACTGCGCTATAGG agtCAAGATCTAGTCAACGCAGCTTACTGCTCGGAGTGGATAGCTAGATCAGAAAGTTTCAAGCGAAGCCTTAAACTTTTCATGTTACGGGCCAACACTCCTATCGTCTTCAGCGGATGTGGACTTTTTCCATTAACTTTGGATACGTTTACTTCG aTAATGAAAACCGCATATTCATTTTTCACGGTAGTGAGAAATGTCCAAAGTGCCGAAAagtaa
- the LOC123716355 gene encoding odorant receptor 59a-like isoform X1 — protein MANISDTFNINFICLKFFGVPWPGKTSSIYYKYYSGIYILVSLILYYLLIILNLFYTPRNIELLVREVLFCFSETVAAAKVVMIFLKRKAIVRAFRILNCKVFKGDDKSQQLVYKYIVKYKTYWKFNAVMSNSAFFAKIFVHIISYIVYGNIELPFYNYYFLEKKTIYRHFAFLWFYQAAGIYGHMMYNINIDSLIAGLILKVIAQVRIVDQELRNLKSNSVEEEQLVKLNKCLRHYEKVLQFSREVQSIISVTMFIQFGVASGSICAILCSLQFPKTFGALMSMLLYMSPYAFVMILQIFVPAYLGTQLRYRSQDLVNAAYCSEWIARSESFKRSLKLFMLRANTPIVFSGCGLFPLTLDTFTSIMKTAYSFFTVVRNVQSAEK, from the exons ATGGCTAACATATCTGatacttttaatatcaattttatatgcTTAAAATTTTTTGGTGTTCCATGGCCGGGTAAAACTTCTAGCATATACTATAAATACTACTCAGgcatatatatattggtatcattgatattatattacttgCTTATCATCTTAAACCTGTTCTATACGCCtagaaatattgaattattggTTCGTGAAGTGTTATTCTGTTTTTCTGAAACAGTAGCAGCTGCGAAGGTGGTAATGATTTTTCTAAAGCGAAAAGCTATAGTGAGAGCTTTTCGTATCCTTAACTGTAAAGTCTTCAAAGGCGACGACAAAAGCCAACAGTtagtatacaaatatatagttaagtataaaacatattgGAAGTTTAATGCGGTCATGTCAAACAGTGCATTTTTTGCCAAAATCTTCGTACATATAATTTCTTATATCGTCTATGGAAACATTGAGTTGCctttctataattattatttcctgGAAAAGAAGACTATATATCGGCATTTTGCTTTTCTATGGTTTTATCAGGCTGCGGGAATTTACGGGCATATGatgtacaatataaatattgattcatTAATAGCAGGGctgattttaaaagtaatagcACAAGTAAGAATTGTAGATCAAGAACtaagaaatttaaagtcaAATAGTGTTGAGGAGGAACAACTTGTAAAATTGAACAAGTGTTTGAGGCATTATGAGAAGGTATTGCA ATTCTCCAGAGAGGTGCAGAGTATCATTAGCGTAACTATGTTTATTCAGTTCGGCGTGGCTTCGGGATCCATTTGTGCAATCTTGTGCAGCCttcaattt CCAAAAACATTTGGTGCGCTCATGTCTATGCTACTTTATATGTCACCATATGCATTTGTGatgatattacaaatatttgtaccAGCTTACCTAGGCACGCAACTGCGCTATAGG agtCAAGATCTAGTCAACGCAGCTTACTGCTCGGAGTGGATAGCTAGATCAGAAAGTTTCAAGCGAAGCCTTAAACTTTTCATGTTACGGGCCAACACTCCTATCGTCTTCAGCGGATGTGGACTTTTTCCATTAACTTTGGATACGTTTACTTCG aTAATGAAAACCGCATATTCATTTTTCACGGTAGTGAGAAATGTCCAAAGTGCCGAAAagtaa
- the LOC123716355 gene encoding odorant receptor 43a-like isoform X4 → MSLLLFMSTYAVVVILEIFIPSYLETQLRYRSQKLVNAAYCSEWIARSESFKRSLKLFMLRANNPIDFSGCGLFPLTLDTFTSPKTFGALMSMLLYMSPYAFVMILQIFVPAYLGTQLRYRSQDLVNAAYCSEWIARSESFKRSLKLFMLRANTPIVFSGCGLFPLTLDTFTSIMKTAYSFFTVVRNVQSAEK, encoded by the exons ATGTCATTATTACTTTTCATGTCTACTTATGCGGTTGTGGTGATTCTAGAGATTTTTATTCCTTCTTACCTAGAAACACAGCTCCGCTATCGA agtcaaaaactagtcaacgCAGCTTACTGCTCGGAGTGGATAGCTAGATCAGAAAGTTTTAAGCGAAGCCTTAAGCTTTTCATGTTACGGGCCAACAATCCCATCGACTTCAGTGGATGTGGACTTTTTCCTTTAACCTTGGATACGTTTACTTCG CCAAAAACATTTGGTGCGCTCATGTCTATGCTACTTTATATGTCACCATATGCATTTGTGatgatattacaaatatttgtaccAGCTTACCTAGGCACGCAACTGCGCTATAGG agtCAAGATCTAGTCAACGCAGCTTACTGCTCGGAGTGGATAGCTAGATCAGAAAGTTTCAAGCGAAGCCTTAAACTTTTCATGTTACGGGCCAACACTCCTATCGTCTTCAGCGGATGTGGACTTTTTCCATTAACTTTGGATACGTTTACTTCG aTAATGAAAACCGCATATTCATTTTTCACGGTAGTGAGAAATGTCCAAAGTGCCGAAAagtaa